Proteins from a genomic interval of Allorhodopirellula heiligendammensis:
- a CDS encoding cupin domain-containing protein has protein sequence MNWLKALFAITIPLAIGVATADNPHEDGERVRVLSVQDIQERVEGKQSKATMVEVTIGPGESGLAHRHPGPGFVYVLEGEYELGIDDKPTKLYQAGETFYEPTGCLHRVSRNPSATGQTRLIAVVLHPHNIDEIAVPVEKHE, from the coding sequence ATGAACTGGTTAAAAGCACTTTTCGCGATCACAATTCCCCTGGCAATCGGCGTTGCGACTGCAGATAATCCTCACGAAGACGGCGAGAGGGTACGAGTCCTTTCAGTACAAGACATCCAGGAAAGGGTTGAAGGAAAGCAGTCAAAAGCGACAATGGTGGAGGTGACGATTGGACCGGGTGAGAGCGGTCTGGCGCATCGTCACCCGGGACCGGGATTCGTCTATGTACTTGAAGGCGAATACGAACTGGGGATCGATGACAAGCCAACCAAGTTGTACCAGGCGGGCGAGACTTTTTATGAACCCACGGGATGCTTGCACCGTGTGTCGAGAAATCCGTCAGCAACCGGACAGACGCGTCTGATTGCGGTGGTACTGCATCCACACAATATCGATGAGATCGCGGTTCCGGTCGAAAAGCATGAGTAG
- the sigJ gene encoding RNA polymerase sigma factor SigJ — MAISFVDETGSGTLDDAEELRPRMMSVAYRMLGSVVDAEDAVQDAFLRLHTAHDVRSPEGFLIRTTTRRCIDKLRAERRRESYIGPWVPEPIDSSAATNDANLQESLSLGFLIMLERLSPMERAAFVLRSVFDYEYPEIAKILEKSETHVRKIVSRAKEHLTEGAPRFRPPREKAFELAEQFVAACRAGDAKLVEQFLTADVEVHSDGGGKVTAARVVIRGRNRIARFLAKVFHLKRRDYDMHSAVVNGEPGVVFTLGGNVVHVASVRVEDGVRGVYMCLNPEKLTRWSIAKLE, encoded by the coding sequence ATGGCTATTTCGTTTGTAGATGAGACTGGTAGTGGCACGCTTGATGACGCCGAAGAACTGCGTCCGCGAATGATGTCGGTCGCCTATCGGATGCTGGGCAGCGTCGTCGACGCCGAGGACGCGGTACAAGATGCGTTCCTGCGATTGCATACCGCCCACGACGTCAGGTCGCCAGAGGGATTTCTGATCCGCACGACCACCCGACGCTGCATCGACAAATTGCGTGCTGAACGCCGTCGTGAATCGTACATCGGACCTTGGGTTCCCGAACCCATAGACAGCTCTGCGGCTACGAATGACGCAAATTTGCAAGAGTCTCTGAGCCTGGGATTTCTCATTATGCTCGAGCGTCTATCGCCGATGGAGCGCGCAGCGTTTGTGCTGCGGTCGGTCTTTGATTATGAATACCCCGAGATCGCCAAGATTCTGGAGAAATCCGAGACCCATGTCCGAAAAATCGTCAGCCGCGCCAAAGAACATTTGACAGAAGGTGCGCCGCGTTTTCGCCCGCCGCGCGAGAAAGCATTCGAGCTGGCAGAACAGTTCGTTGCCGCCTGTCGGGCCGGCGACGCCAAGCTCGTCGAACAATTCTTGACGGCAGATGTCGAAGTCCATTCCGATGGCGGCGGCAAGGTGACGGCGGCGCGTGTGGTGATTCGGGGCCGCAACCGCATTGCTCGTTTCCTCGCGAAAGTCTTTCACCTCAAGCGTCGCGACTACGATATGCACTCAGCCGTCGTGAACGGAGAGCCCGGCGTCGTGTTTACCCTAGGTGGCAATGTGGTGCATGTCGCTTCGGTGCGCGTCGAGGATGGCGTCAGGGGCGTGTACATGTGCTTAAATCCAGAAAAGCTCACACGCTGGTCCATCGCAAAACTCGAGTAG